A window of the Lolium perenne isolate Kyuss_39 chromosome 7, Kyuss_2.0, whole genome shotgun sequence genome harbors these coding sequences:
- the LOC127313690 gene encoding F-box protein At4g09920 yields MPPGEQNRTAPPVRAGDRIGALPDDILHHLLSFLPVQSAVRTCVLARRWRHLWRFTTGLRIVGIQRQGPVQELRKFLDHLLILRDRRVLDTVEIEFSEFLKEDVPYVNLWTRFAVLWQVRELSLHINHCEFLHLDGLPLVSQHLKTLDLHGVGLQETFLDFSSCPALEDLKMKDCEINVHKISSCALKRLSIIYCQSKLNCQARVCTPCLISLELDKFAGRTPFLENMVLLENARVDLGSSCEDFCLNYDEFGSFCGDNDTGCENCVANNDGSNECVLLGGISNATHMELISESDIFIFTRDLKRCPTFSKLKTLLLNEYWCMAPDLDPLACILKNSPILEKLSLQLFSSGGDIIEMIGSYSSVERSSAISEHLKIVEVKFHEMDMTTRKVLKFLCTFNIRFSIE; encoded by the exons CAGGGGAACAGAACAGGACTGCGCCGCCGGTGAGAGCGGGCGACCGCATCGGCGCCCTCCCCGACGAtatcctccaccacctcctctccTTCCTCCCAGTGCAGTCGGCCGTGCGAACGTGTGTGCTTGCTCGGCGCTGGCGCCACCTTTGGAGGTTCACCACAGGTCTGCGCATCGTCGGCATTCAGAGACAGGGGCCTGTCCAGGAACTGCGGAAGTTCCTGGACCATCTGCTCATCCTGCGTGACCGCAGGGTCCTAGACACCGTTGAGATCGAATTCAGTGAATTCTTGAAAGAAGACGTGCCCTATGTGAACTTATGGACCCGATTTGCTGTGCTATGGCAAGTACGTGAGCTCAGCCTTCATATCAATCACTGTGAATTTCTCCACCTGGACGGCCTGCCTCTTGTCTCTCAGCATCTGAAGACATTAGACCTTCATGGTGTAGGCCTACAAGAGACCTTTCTTGACTTTTCTAGCTGCCCAGCATTGGAGGATCTGAAGATGAAAGATTGCGAGATCAATGTTCATAAGATATCCTCCTGTGCCCTGAAGCGCTTGAGCATCATTTATTGCCAGTCCAAACTGAATTGCCAGGCCCGTGTATGTACTCCATGCCTCATCTCGCTGGAACTAGATAAGTTTGCAGGTAGAACCCCTTTTCTTGAGAACATGGTGTTGCTAGAGAACGCACGTGTGGATCTTGGCAGTTCCTGTGAAGATTTCTGTTTGAATTATGACGAATTTGGCTCTTTCTGTGGAGATAATGATACTGGATGTGAGAATTGTGTTGCTAATAATGATGGCAGCAACGAATGTGTGCTATTGGGTGGTATCTCAAATGCTACACATATGGAGTTGATATCTGAATCTGACATT tttattttcacaagagattTGAAGCGGTGCCCTACATTCAGCAAGTTAAAGACTCTATTACTCAATGAATACTGGTGCATGGCTCctgacttggatccattagcttgCATTCTGAAGAACTCACCAATTCTAGAGAAGCTCAGTCTTCAACTTTTTTCCAGT GGTGGAGATATCATTGAAATGATAGGAAGCTACAGTTCAGTGGAGAGGTCGTCTGCAATATCAGAGCACCTTAAGATAGTTGAAGTCAAGTTTCATGAGATGGACATGACAACTCGCAAAGTTCTGAAGTTCCTCTGTACATTTAACATAC GATTCAGCATCGAGTAG